A single window of Microbispora hainanensis DNA harbors:
- a CDS encoding homoserine dehydrogenase — MSKAKPALRVALLGCGVVGSQVVRLLREQSDDLAARVGAPLELAGVAVRRLGRKRDTDVDPALLTTDAEALVTRDDVDIVVEVIGGIEPARSLILAAMAHGKSIVSANKALLAEDGATIHRAARENGADLYFEASVAGAIPLLRPLRESLAGDRVRRVLGIVNGTTNYILDKMDSTGASFNDALEEAQALGYAEADPTADVEGFDAAAKAAILAGIAFHSRVTAADVHREGITEITAADVASAKGMGYVIKLLAICARSDDGKTVGVRVHPAMIPRSHPLAGVREAYNAVFVEAESAGRLMFYGAGAGGAPTASAVLGDIVAVARNRIAGTRGPEESTYADLKVHPMGDSITRYHVSLDVADKPGVLARVAEIFARHDVSIQTVRQEGRGDDAQLVLVTHRASDAALSATIKDLRDLNIVRAVASVMRVEGDDTP; from the coding sequence GTGAGTAAGGCCAAACCGGCGCTCAGGGTCGCGCTGCTGGGCTGCGGCGTCGTCGGTTCGCAGGTCGTGCGCCTGCTCCGCGAGCAGTCCGACGACCTGGCCGCCCGTGTCGGCGCCCCACTGGAGCTGGCCGGCGTGGCCGTGCGCAGGCTGGGGCGCAAGCGGGACACCGACGTGGACCCCGCCCTGCTCACGACCGACGCGGAGGCCCTGGTCACCCGCGACGACGTGGACATCGTGGTCGAGGTGATCGGCGGCATCGAGCCGGCCAGGTCGCTGATCCTCGCCGCCATGGCGCACGGCAAGTCCATTGTGAGCGCCAACAAGGCGCTGCTGGCCGAGGACGGCGCGACGATCCACCGGGCCGCCCGCGAGAACGGCGCCGACCTCTACTTCGAGGCCAGCGTCGCCGGGGCGATCCCGCTGCTGCGCCCGCTGCGCGAGTCGCTGGCCGGCGACCGGGTGCGCCGCGTGCTGGGCATCGTCAACGGCACGACGAACTACATCCTCGACAAGATGGACTCCACCGGCGCCTCGTTCAACGACGCCCTGGAGGAGGCCCAGGCGCTCGGGTACGCCGAGGCCGACCCCACCGCCGACGTCGAGGGCTTCGACGCCGCAGCCAAGGCCGCGATCCTGGCCGGCATCGCCTTCCACAGCCGGGTGACGGCCGCCGACGTGCACCGCGAGGGCATCACGGAGATCACCGCGGCCGACGTCGCCTCCGCCAAGGGCATGGGGTACGTCATAAAGCTGCTGGCCATCTGCGCCCGCTCCGACGACGGCAAGACGGTCGGCGTCCGGGTGCACCCCGCCATGATCCCGAGGTCGCACCCCCTGGCCGGGGTGCGCGAGGCGTACAACGCCGTCTTCGTGGAGGCCGAGTCGGCCGGGCGGCTCATGTTCTACGGCGCGGGCGCGGGCGGCGCGCCGACCGCCAGCGCCGTGCTGGGCGACATCGTGGCCGTGGCGCGCAACCGCATCGCGGGCACGCGCGGGCCGGAGGAGTCGACGTACGCCGATCTCAAGGTCCACCCGATGGGCGACAGCATCACCCGCTATCACGTGTCGCTCGACGTCGCGGACAAGCCCGGTGTGCTCGCCCGGGTGGCCGAGATCTTCGCGAGGCACGACGTGTCGATCCAGACGGTGCGGCAGGAGGGGCGGGGCGACGACGCCCAGCTCGTGCTGGTGACCCACCGGGCCAGCGACGCCGCCCTGTCGGCCACGATCAAGGACCTGCGCGACCTGAACATCGTCCGCGCGGTCGCGAGCGTCATGCGGGTCGAGGGCGACGACACGCCCTGA
- a CDS encoding glycosyltransferase family A protein has product MSELSEPAAVQPERSDPAALRQALAEAVERASGAAELARLITDYQRRLEEAARSEAEALTKMREAEARLKTVERQNAQLAKQLAEQKYQTEVANWKLASLQENRWIKLGDAIHSKNPGTVARTLKAPVRKRPAPKRSDFKPEIPAVPEVKAAPAAPEPKAPQVSAPLAESFTVPKGPTARPYMTVAAIVDRQTEALLRYEWRLVTNFGPDNWEAMLDQQQPHVLFVESVRPGPRQGNGGRWLEALAGETRALRDLVAACHKRGIKTVFWHSGGAVSRAVPAAEHFEYVLATTEARAREWRSALRHERVGVLPHAIQPRVHNPIPAEGGRTGEIVTLGTVTPPAGGAAWQPLAGQGDDKTSYDDVLTAYRRPALVIAGADAEPRVIGEVAACGTPVLQVRAGAKGEEILAAAEILMADEGRLAREAHLAWRARTSVTPLLDPILDTLGVPSVRGSGVISAITAVSDPAELDRLLAQITRQVERPGQIVIVADGLDAGLVDKTVRQSCPDIDVVVRTTGEPITRGAALDRAVRLADGDYVAVLDARDLYGEHYLADLVRHFASTDAEVLGKASFYAHLPATGATLLRQPEAEHRFLPEVAGGTVLARRQVLTELGFGDVSEEWGEVLMRQCRTDGVRVYSADRYSYVCVRDSAEGSLLGSARMEGFVPAEPLALL; this is encoded by the coding sequence ATGAGCGAGCTAAGCGAGCCGGCAGCCGTACAGCCCGAGCGGAGCGACCCGGCGGCGCTGCGGCAGGCGCTGGCGGAGGCGGTGGAGCGGGCCTCCGGCGCGGCGGAGCTGGCCCGGCTGATCACGGACTACCAGCGTCGGCTGGAGGAGGCGGCGCGCTCGGAGGCCGAGGCGCTGACGAAGATGCGTGAGGCCGAGGCGCGGCTGAAGACCGTCGAGCGGCAGAACGCGCAGCTCGCCAAGCAGCTCGCCGAGCAGAAGTACCAGACCGAGGTCGCCAACTGGAAGCTCGCCTCGCTCCAGGAGAACCGGTGGATCAAGCTCGGCGACGCGATCCACAGCAAGAACCCCGGCACGGTGGCCAGGACGCTCAAGGCGCCGGTCAGGAAGCGCCCCGCGCCCAAGCGCTCGGACTTCAAGCCGGAGATCCCCGCCGTCCCCGAGGTGAAGGCGGCCCCCGCCGCGCCCGAGCCCAAGGCCCCGCAGGTCTCCGCGCCGCTCGCCGAGTCGTTCACGGTGCCCAAGGGCCCGACGGCCCGGCCGTACATGACGGTGGCCGCGATCGTCGACCGGCAGACCGAGGCGCTGCTGCGCTACGAGTGGCGGCTGGTGACCAACTTCGGCCCCGACAACTGGGAGGCCATGCTCGACCAGCAGCAGCCCCACGTGCTGTTCGTCGAGTCCGTACGGCCCGGCCCCCGGCAGGGCAACGGCGGGCGCTGGCTGGAGGCGCTGGCGGGCGAGACGCGTGCGCTGCGCGACCTGGTGGCGGCCTGCCACAAGCGGGGGATCAAGACGGTCTTCTGGCACTCGGGCGGCGCGGTGTCGCGGGCCGTCCCTGCGGCCGAGCACTTCGAGTACGTGCTGGCCACCACCGAGGCCCGCGCCCGCGAGTGGCGCTCCGCGCTGCGGCACGAGCGGGTCGGCGTGCTCCCGCACGCCATCCAGCCGCGCGTGCACAACCCCATCCCCGCCGAGGGCGGCAGGACCGGGGAGATCGTCACCCTCGGCACGGTCACCCCGCCGGCCGGCGGCGCGGCCTGGCAGCCGCTGGCCGGGCAGGGCGACGACAAGACGTCGTACGACGACGTGCTGACGGCCTACCGGCGGCCGGCCCTGGTGATCGCGGGCGCCGACGCCGAGCCGAGGGTGATAGGAGAGGTCGCGGCCTGCGGCACCCCGGTGCTCCAGGTGCGGGCCGGGGCCAAGGGCGAGGAGATCCTCGCGGCGGCGGAGATCCTCATGGCCGACGAGGGACGGCTGGCCAGGGAGGCCCACCTCGCCTGGCGGGCCCGCACCAGCGTCACCCCGCTGCTCGACCCGATCCTCGACACCCTCGGTGTGCCGAGCGTGCGCGGCAGCGGCGTGATCTCGGCGATCACCGCCGTCTCCGACCCTGCGGAGCTTGACCGCCTGCTCGCCCAGATCACCCGTCAGGTCGAACGGCCCGGCCAGATCGTGATCGTCGCGGACGGCCTCGACGCGGGCCTGGTGGACAAGACCGTCCGCCAGTCGTGCCCGGACATCGACGTCGTGGTCCGCACCACGGGCGAGCCGATCACCCGGGGCGCCGCCCTCGACCGCGCGGTGCGGCTCGCCGACGGCGACTACGTGGCCGTGCTCGATGCCAGGGACCTGTACGGCGAGCACTACCTGGCCGACCTCGTCCGCCACTTCGCCTCCACCGACGCCGAGGTGCTGGGGAAGGCGTCGTTCTACGCCCACCTGCCGGCGACCGGCGCGACCCTGCTGCGCCAGCCGGAGGCCGAGCACCGGTTCCTCCCCGAGGTGGCCGGGGGCACCGTCCTGGCCCGCCGCCAGGTGCTCACCGAGCTCGGCTTCGGCGACGTCTCGGAGGAGTGGGGTGAGGTCCTGATGCGGCAGTGCCGTACGGACGGGGTGCGGGTCTACTCGGCCGACCGCTACTCCTACGTGTGCGTCCGCGACTCGGCCGAGGGCTCGCTGCTCGGCTCGGCGCGCATGGAGGGATTCGTCCCGGCCGAGCCCCTCGCCTTGCTCTGA
- the treS gene encoding maltose alpha-D-glucosyltransferase, whose protein sequence is MNAAAPCPDSASGSFGATTGDLPEITDFTSQDPRWYKRAVFYEVLVRGFKDSNGDGTGDLRGLIEKLDYLKWLGVDCLWLLPLYQSPLKDGGYDISDYLKILPEFGDLGDFVKLIEAAHERGLRVITDLVMNHTSDQHPWFQASRSDPDGPYGDFYVWSDDPNKYSGVPIVFVGSEESNWTYDPVRKQYYWHRFFHHQPDLNYDNPDVQNAMMEVIRFWLDLGVDGFRLDAVPYLFEREGTSCAGLPETHAYLKKVRAEVDRLYPDRVLLAEANGWPEDVVEYFGDPTTGGDECHMAFHFPLMPRIFMAVRRQSREPISEIMSRTPKLPESAQWGIFLRNHDELTLETVTEEERDYMHKEYAKDPRMRAYLGIRRRLAPLLENDRDQIELFTALLLSMPGSPVMYYGDEIGMGDNIWLEDRDSVRTPMQWTPDRNAGFSEADPGRLYLPVVMDPVYGYQSVNVEAQTKSESSLLHFTRRMLQIRREHPIFGTGSYTELWSPNPSVLTFLREEGDDVVLCVNNLSRFAQPVELDLRRFAGVTPVECRGGVPFPTVGELPYLLTLPGYGFYWLSLRRS, encoded by the coding sequence ATGAACGCTGCTGCGCCCTGCCCTGACTCGGCTTCCGGGTCATTCGGCGCCACCACCGGCGATCTCCCGGAGATCACCGACTTCACCTCACAGGACCCCCGCTGGTACAAGCGCGCGGTCTTCTACGAGGTACTGGTCCGCGGCTTCAAGGACTCCAACGGCGACGGCACCGGCGACCTGCGCGGGCTGATCGAGAAGCTCGACTACCTCAAGTGGCTCGGGGTCGACTGCCTCTGGCTGCTGCCGCTGTACCAGTCCCCGCTCAAGGACGGCGGCTATGACATCTCGGACTACCTCAAGATCCTTCCGGAGTTCGGCGACCTCGGCGACTTCGTGAAGCTGATCGAGGCCGCGCACGAGCGCGGCCTGCGGGTCATCACCGACCTCGTGATGAACCACACCAGCGACCAGCACCCCTGGTTCCAGGCGTCCCGCAGCGACCCGGACGGCCCGTACGGAGACTTCTACGTCTGGTCGGACGACCCGAACAAATACTCGGGCGTCCCCATCGTCTTCGTCGGCTCCGAGGAGTCGAACTGGACGTACGACCCGGTGCGCAAGCAGTACTACTGGCACCGGTTCTTCCACCACCAGCCCGACCTGAACTACGACAACCCGGACGTCCAGAACGCGATGATGGAGGTCATCCGCTTCTGGCTCGACCTCGGTGTGGACGGGTTCCGGCTGGACGCGGTGCCCTACCTGTTCGAGCGCGAGGGCACCTCCTGCGCCGGGCTGCCGGAGACGCACGCCTACCTCAAGAAGGTCCGCGCCGAGGTCGACCGGCTCTACCCCGACCGGGTGCTGCTCGCCGAGGCCAACGGCTGGCCGGAGGACGTCGTCGAATACTTCGGCGACCCCACCACGGGCGGCGACGAGTGCCACATGGCCTTCCACTTCCCGCTGATGCCGCGCATCTTCATGGCCGTACGCCGGCAGAGCCGCGAGCCGATCTCCGAGATCATGTCGCGTACCCCCAAGCTGCCGGAAAGCGCCCAGTGGGGCATCTTCCTCCGCAACCACGACGAGCTGACGCTCGAGACCGTGACGGAGGAAGAGCGCGACTACATGCACAAGGAGTACGCCAAGGACCCGCGCATGCGCGCCTACCTCGGCATCCGGCGGCGCCTGGCGCCCCTGCTGGAGAACGACAGGGACCAGATCGAGCTGTTCACCGCGCTGCTGCTCAGCATGCCGGGCTCGCCGGTCATGTACTACGGCGACGAGATCGGCATGGGCGACAACATCTGGCTGGAGGACCGTGACTCGGTCCGTACGCCGATGCAGTGGACCCCGGACCGCAACGCCGGGTTCTCCGAGGCCGACCCCGGCCGGCTCTACCTGCCGGTGGTCATGGACCCCGTGTACGGCTACCAGTCGGTCAACGTCGAGGCGCAGACCAAGAGCGAGTCGTCGCTGCTCCACTTCACCCGGCGGATGCTGCAGATCAGGCGGGAGCACCCGATCTTCGGCACCGGCAGCTACACCGAGCTGTGGTCGCCGAACCCGAGCGTGCTGACCTTCCTGCGGGAGGAGGGCGACGACGTGGTCCTGTGCGTCAACAACCTGTCGCGCTTCGCCCAGCCGGTCGAGCTCGACCTGCGGCGCTTCGCCGGGGTGACGCCCGTCGAGTGCCGGGGCGGCGTCCCCTTCCCGACGGTCGGCGAGCTGCCGTACCTGCTCACGCTGCCGGGCTACGGCTTCTACTGGCTGTCCCTGCGCAGGTCCTGA
- a CDS encoding peptidase, producing the protein MPDRTARRIIASGLLALVSYAAAVSPAAAYDHEGEQGRFGIRLLEIPENRLDDPRSHAFIVDHVNPGTTFTRRLEVFSTSSEPRHVTVYPAAARVGNGGFTFAPGRAGNELTSWITLDRTEVDVPPHGHVPVTATVAVPPTASKGERYAVIWAEISSASPGPSGNIALVNRVGVRTYLDVGPGGDPPTSFRIGEVTAGRTDDGRPRLVAEVGNTGERAVDLEGEVRLSEGPSALSAGPFRSAGATTLPPGGHGQVAVLLGDDLPAGPWKFRFIVRSGRVSRTTTGTITFPAAGERAVAKGDPSVPVLAACAAAAIAAAILLVMNLRRFRRRPLDGEAA; encoded by the coding sequence TTGCCTGACCGCACAGCCCGCAGGATCATCGCCTCCGGCCTGCTCGCGCTCGTGTCGTACGCCGCGGCCGTCTCACCGGCGGCGGCGTACGACCATGAGGGAGAGCAGGGGCGGTTCGGCATCCGGCTGCTGGAGATCCCCGAGAACCGGCTGGACGACCCGCGCTCGCATGCGTTCATCGTCGACCACGTGAACCCCGGCACCACCTTCACCCGGCGTCTTGAGGTCTTCAGCACCTCATCCGAGCCGCGGCACGTGACGGTGTATCCCGCCGCGGCACGGGTCGGCAACGGCGGGTTCACCTTCGCCCCCGGCCGTGCCGGCAACGAGCTGACCTCCTGGATCACGCTCGACCGTACGGAAGTGGACGTGCCGCCGCATGGTCACGTCCCGGTGACGGCCACCGTCGCGGTGCCGCCCACGGCGTCCAAGGGCGAGCGGTACGCGGTCATCTGGGCGGAGATCTCCTCGGCCTCGCCCGGCCCGTCGGGCAACATCGCGCTCGTCAACCGGGTCGGCGTCCGCACCTACCTGGACGTGGGCCCGGGCGGCGATCCGCCGACGAGTTTCCGGATCGGCGAGGTGACCGCCGGGCGCACCGACGACGGACGGCCCCGGCTGGTGGCCGAGGTCGGCAACACGGGGGAGCGCGCCGTCGACCTGGAGGGTGAGGTGCGGCTGTCGGAGGGGCCGAGCGCGCTCAGCGCCGGGCCCTTCCGCAGCGCCGGCGCCACCACCCTGCCTCCCGGCGGCCATGGTCAGGTGGCCGTGCTGCTGGGTGACGACCTGCCCGCCGGGCCCTGGAAGTTCCGGTTCATCGTGCGCAGCGGCCGCGTCAGCCGTACGACGACCGGGACGATCACCTTCCCCGCGGCCGGGGAACGGGCGGTGGCGAAGGGCGATCCCAGTGTGCCGGTCCTCGCCGCCTGCGCCGCCGCGGCCATCGCGGCCGCGATCCTGCTGGTCATGAACCTTCGCCGCTTCCGCCGCCGCCCCCTGGACGGCGAAGCCGCCTGA
- a CDS encoding asparagine synthetase B family protein, producing MRKGEWPRFQARPYVCGAIGPFEQATLDLLARSGPAVQAVHSAPEAALLTSAPLAPYATGARTTAYAWGGRQPETGGEPRANAWLRVAETYETPGLVDEPDAVSLHTGGLGLIDVYYLQDGDAVYFSSLIEPLLALARRPYEVNWEAWAAILMLTYPLLEDTPYRQIRRLPGATALTWSRRERRLRVDRRAPRWVREEPVDRGVTGGDLVALLHDALKPYERVLVPVSGGYDSRLLASVAVARKMDIESWTTSPDDGLDNDIDFARYITRELGVPHRIMPQDPAAYPQEALWAARRLEFLTSHHAWYSPFAREVHGAGRALVDGLAGGPLMKNFLITADAVGAGTGASRRDALLKALSTGDAHIPVLGEAAAAWMDDRVRTAFTRATSMLHGHRAELPLSVLHTRTVRGIARSPINLVGPEATPVFPFLHPEFFDAALSVPVVRKEGGKFYREVLRAANPRVAALPSTNTPLLPNRRVPLRSNGPVAREWNHRMLVRAAQIPGLMSPQMLDAIAGGPDALTAFGSWNSRFWLRALVAFGAWLADYEDVLGDLTPPWSAA from the coding sequence GTGCGCAAGGGTGAGTGGCCGCGATTCCAGGCCAGGCCGTACGTCTGCGGGGCCATCGGGCCCTTCGAGCAGGCGACGCTCGACCTGCTGGCACGGTCGGGGCCGGCCGTGCAGGCCGTGCACTCCGCGCCGGAGGCCGCGCTGCTCACGTCGGCCCCCCTGGCGCCGTACGCCACGGGAGCCCGGACGACCGCGTACGCGTGGGGCGGCCGGCAGCCCGAGACCGGGGGCGAGCCCCGGGCGAACGCCTGGCTGCGGGTCGCGGAGACCTACGAGACCCCGGGCCTGGTGGACGAGCCCGACGCGGTGAGCCTGCACACGGGCGGTCTCGGCCTGATCGACGTCTACTACCTCCAGGACGGCGACGCCGTCTACTTCTCCTCGCTGATCGAGCCGCTGCTCGCGCTGGCCCGGCGGCCGTACGAGGTGAACTGGGAGGCATGGGCGGCGATCCTCATGCTCACCTATCCGCTCCTCGAGGACACGCCCTACCGCCAGATCCGGCGCCTGCCCGGCGCGACCGCGCTGACCTGGTCGCGTCGCGAGCGCAGGCTGAGGGTGGACCGGCGGGCCCCGCGCTGGGTGCGGGAGGAGCCGGTCGACCGGGGCGTGACCGGCGGCGACCTGGTCGCGCTGCTGCACGACGCGCTCAAGCCGTACGAGCGGGTGCTGGTGCCGGTGAGCGGCGGGTATGACTCGCGGCTCCTGGCCAGCGTGGCGGTGGCCAGGAAGATGGACATCGAGTCGTGGACCACCAGCCCCGACGACGGGCTGGACAACGACATCGACTTCGCCCGCTACATCACCCGTGAGCTGGGCGTCCCCCACCGGATCATGCCGCAGGACCCGGCCGCCTATCCGCAGGAGGCGCTGTGGGCGGCCCGGCGCCTGGAGTTCCTCACCAGCCACCACGCGTGGTACTCCCCCTTCGCCCGCGAGGTGCACGGCGCGGGCCGGGCGCTGGTGGACGGCCTGGCGGGCGGCCCGCTGATGAAGAACTTCCTCATCACGGCGGACGCCGTCGGCGCGGGGACGGGCGCGTCCCGCCGCGATGCGCTGTTGAAGGCGCTGTCGACCGGCGACGCCCACATCCCGGTGCTCGGCGAGGCCGCCGCCGCGTGGATGGACGACCGGGTCCGTACGGCGTTCACCCGGGCGACCTCCATGCTGCACGGGCACCGGGCCGAGCTGCCGCTGAGCGTGCTGCACACCCGGACCGTGCGCGGCATCGCCCGGTCGCCGATCAACCTCGTCGGCCCCGAGGCGACCCCGGTCTTCCCGTTCCTGCACCCGGAGTTCTTCGACGCGGCGCTGTCGGTGCCGGTCGTCCGCAAGGAGGGCGGGAAGTTCTACCGGGAGGTCCTGCGGGCCGCCAACCCTCGGGTGGCGGCGCTGCCCTCGACCAACACCCCGCTGCTGCCGAACCGCCGGGTGCCGCTGCGCTCGAACGGGCCGGTCGCCCGCGAGTGGAACCACCGGATGCTGGTCAGGGCCGCGCAGATCCCCGGGCTGATGTCGCCCCAGATGCTGGACGCGATCGCCGGCGGGCCGGACGCGCTGACCGCCTTCGGGTCGTGGAACTCGCGGTTCTGGCTGCGGGCGCTGGTGGCGTTCGGGGCGTGGCTGGCCGACTACGAGGACGTGCTCGGCGACCTCACTCCGCCCTGGTCCGCGGCGTAG
- a CDS encoding ISAs1 family transposase yields the protein MPSSPIDVLSRHLERVTICDPLSDLPTLAEVLDAIPDPRSRRGRRYRLGPLLALALLAVLGGATSLAKITRFIAGYDPELRARIGLPGPVRLAASTLGRLLARLDGDDFDAATCAYLARLAAAPPATGTNGTNGTNGRTALLGLAVDGKTLRGSRTGDRVTHLLAATRHDTQTVMAQAQVAAKSNEIPAFTPLLSGLDLTSVVITADALHTQHEHARQIVAAGGHYVFIVKGNQPTLLRRLKALPWREAILNDRTDETRHGRREIRRMKICTVRPGLPFPHAAQAIQVKRRRTNNATGKTTIVTIYAITSLHPGQITHAHLAGLIRGHWSIEALHHIRDVTYREDACTMRTGAAPRIMASLRNLAIGLARLIGWTNIAAATDHYRSHPTDALQLLGLTT from the coding sequence GTGCCATCATCCCCGATCGACGTGCTCTCCCGCCACCTGGAGCGCGTCACCATCTGCGATCCGCTGTCCGACCTGCCCACCCTTGCCGAGGTGCTGGATGCCATACCGGACCCTCGCAGCCGCCGCGGGCGCCGCTACCGACTCGGCCCGCTGCTCGCGTTAGCCCTGCTCGCCGTGCTCGGCGGAGCGACTTCCCTGGCGAAGATCACCCGGTTCATCGCCGGATACGATCCCGAGCTACGCGCCCGGATCGGTCTCCCGGGCCCCGTACGGCTGGCCGCCTCCACCCTGGGACGGCTGCTGGCCCGCCTGGACGGCGACGACTTCGACGCTGCGACCTGCGCCTACCTGGCCAGGCTGGCCGCCGCGCCACCAGCGACCGGCACGAACGGCACGAACGGCACGAACGGCAGAACAGCGCTACTCGGCCTGGCCGTGGACGGCAAAACCCTGCGCGGCAGCCGCACCGGCGACCGTGTGACCCACCTGCTGGCCGCCACCCGCCACGACACCCAGACGGTGATGGCTCAAGCCCAGGTCGCAGCCAAAAGCAACGAGATCCCCGCGTTCACGCCCCTGCTGTCCGGGCTCGACCTCACCAGCGTGGTCATCACCGCCGACGCCCTGCACACCCAGCACGAGCACGCCAGGCAGATCGTCGCGGCCGGAGGGCACTACGTGTTCATCGTCAAGGGCAACCAGCCCACCCTGCTGCGCCGGCTCAAGGCCCTGCCCTGGCGCGAGGCCATCCTCAACGACCGCACCGACGAGACCCGGCACGGACGCCGCGAGATCCGCCGCATGAAGATCTGCACCGTCCGCCCAGGCCTGCCCTTCCCCCACGCCGCCCAGGCCATCCAGGTCAAACGACGCCGCACCAACAACGCCACCGGGAAGACCACCATCGTCACCATCTACGCCATCACCAGCCTGCACCCCGGCCAGATCACCCATGCCCACCTCGCCGGACTGATCCGCGGCCACTGGAGCATCGAAGCCCTGCACCACATCCGAGACGTCACCTACCGCGAAGACGCCTGCACGATGAGGACCGGGGCCGCACCCCGGATCATGGCGAGCCTCCGCAATCTGGCCATCGGCCTGGCCCGCCTGATCGGCTGGACCAACATCGCCGCCGCCACCGACCACTACCGCAGCCACCCCACCGATGCACTTCAGCTACTCGGTCTCACAACCTGA
- the lysA gene encoding diaminopimelate decarboxylase: MSRFAHPAGDLHAASSIVAVTAGLPEERPQHVPADLNALEPAIWPRTSGRADGAVTIGGIDVRDLAKEFGTPLYVIDEEDFRSRCREYRSAFHDGEVHYAAKAFLCREVARWIDQEGLGLDVCSAGELAVALSVGFPPERITMHGNNKSLAELERAVQVGVGHIVVDSYEEIARLGFLADKHGVRPKVMIRVTVGVEAHTHEFIATAHDDQKFGLSLSSGAAAEAVRRILALPQLELVGLHSHIGSQITDTGGFEVAARRLARLLVEIKEEHDVVLPELDLGGGYGIPYVVGDESLDVKVIADSLREIVTKVCESAGLPVPRLTVEPGRSIAGVSGVTLYEAGTVKDVEGLRTYVSVDGGMSDNIRTALYGAEYTAVLASRVSQAAPMLSRLVGKHCESGDMVVRDLYLPGDLAPGDLIAVAGTGAYCRSLANNYNYLPKPAVVAVSNGQARVIIRRETEDDLLRGQL; encoded by the coding sequence GTGAGTCGATTCGCCCACCCAGCCGGCGACCTGCACGCCGCTTCATCTATCGTCGCCGTGACCGCCGGACTGCCAGAGGAGCGTCCGCAGCACGTGCCCGCTGACCTCAACGCGCTCGAACCGGCCATCTGGCCGCGAACGTCCGGCAGGGCCGACGGCGCCGTCACCATCGGCGGAATCGACGTACGCGACCTGGCGAAGGAGTTCGGCACGCCTCTGTACGTCATCGACGAGGAGGACTTCCGCTCACGCTGCCGTGAGTATCGATCCGCCTTCCACGACGGCGAGGTCCACTACGCCGCCAAGGCGTTCCTGTGCCGCGAGGTCGCCCGCTGGATCGACCAGGAGGGCCTCGGCCTCGACGTGTGCAGTGCCGGTGAGCTCGCCGTGGCGCTCAGCGTCGGCTTCCCGCCCGAGCGGATCACGATGCACGGCAACAACAAGTCGCTCGCCGAGCTGGAGAGGGCCGTCCAGGTCGGCGTGGGCCACATCGTGGTCGACTCGTACGAGGAGATCGCCCGCCTCGGCTTCCTCGCGGACAAGCACGGCGTGCGGCCGAAGGTGATGATCCGGGTGACCGTGGGCGTCGAGGCCCACACCCACGAGTTCATCGCGACCGCCCACGACGACCAGAAGTTCGGCCTGTCGCTGAGCAGCGGCGCCGCCGCCGAGGCGGTGCGGCGCATCCTCGCGCTGCCGCAGCTCGAACTGGTCGGTCTGCACTCGCACATCGGGTCGCAGATCACCGACACCGGCGGGTTCGAGGTCGCGGCCCGCCGCCTGGCCAGGCTGCTGGTCGAGATCAAGGAGGAGCACGACGTCGTGCTCCCGGAGCTGGACCTCGGCGGCGGATACGGCATCCCGTACGTGGTGGGCGACGAGTCCCTGGACGTCAAGGTCATCGCGGACAGCCTGCGGGAGATCGTCACGAAGGTGTGCGAATCGGCCGGGCTGCCCGTGCCCCGGCTCACGGTCGAGCCGGGCCGTTCGATCGCCGGGGTGTCCGGGGTGACCCTGTACGAGGCCGGTACGGTCAAGGACGTGGAGGGCCTGCGCACGTACGTGAGCGTGGACGGCGGGATGAGCGACAACATCCGCACCGCCCTCTACGGAGCCGAATACACGGCCGTGCTCGCCTCCCGAGTGAGCCAGGCGGCGCCGATGCTGTCGCGCCTGGTCGGCAAGCACTGCGAGAGCGGCGACATGGTCGTGCGCGACCTCTACCTGCCGGGCGACCTGGCCCCCGGAGACCTGATCGCCGTCGCCGGCACCGGCGCCTACTGCCGGTCGCTGGCCAACAACTACAACTATCTGCCCAAGCCCGCCGTCGTCGCGGTGTCCAACGGCCAGGCGCGGGTCATCATCCGCAGAGAGACCGAGGACGACCTGCTCAGGGGGCAGCTGTGA
- a CDS encoding DUF4143 domain-containing protein → MELARQLTWSDERVELFHYRTKDKVEVDAVLENRQGRVVGVEVKASSTVRADDFRGLRHLADRLGDDFVAGIVLYTGTQTPSPSAPVCAPCPSAPCGQG, encoded by the coding sequence ATGGAGCTCGCCCGGCAGCTCACCTGGTCGGACGAGCGGGTGGAGCTCTTCCACTACCGGACCAAGGACAAGGTCGAGGTCGACGCGGTGCTGGAAAACCGGCAGGGCCGCGTCGTCGGCGTCGAGGTCAAGGCCTCCTCCACGGTCCGCGCCGACGACTTCCGCGGCCTGCGCCACCTCGCCGACCGCCTGGGCGACGACTTCGTGGCGGGGATCGTCCTTTACACCGGCACCCAGACCCCCTCCCCTTCGGCCCCCGTCTGCGCGCCATGCCCGTCAGCGCCCTGTGGCCAGGGCTGA